A DNA window from Streptomyces sp. B21-083 contains the following coding sequences:
- a CDS encoding DMT family transporter, protein MSNAVSGLPVGRGLLFLTVAGAAWGTAGAVASLVYRVSDLGPVALSFWRCAGGFVLLLIARSLRRSPAASSPAVGPEPWRRKALRAGVTGFLLAVFQTAYFASVQATGLAVATVVTLGAGPVLIALGARLTLGERLGAGGTVAVAGALAGLTVLVLGSDGAQVRPSGVVWALVSAAGYAAMTLLTRWWGRDGGTDAFATSVRVFGVTTLCLLPLGLAEGLLPHTGDGLQFAGLLVYIAAVPTALAYGLYFAGAAVVRSATVSVVMLLEPVSAAVLAVTLLGERLTAATVVGTLMMLGAVAGLAVAETRGASGSRCSSICSST, encoded by the coding sequence GTGTCGAATGCTGTTTCCGGTCTGCCCGTCGGGCGAGGCCTGCTCTTCCTGACCGTCGCAGGTGCCGCGTGGGGCACTGCGGGCGCCGTCGCCTCCCTTGTCTACCGGGTGAGCGATCTGGGCCCTGTCGCCCTCTCCTTCTGGCGCTGCGCGGGCGGCTTCGTGCTGCTGCTCATCGCCCGGTCACTGCGTCGCAGTCCGGCTGCCAGCAGTCCGGCTGTCGGGCCCGAGCCGTGGCGCCGAAAGGCCCTGCGGGCCGGGGTCACCGGGTTCCTGCTGGCCGTGTTCCAGACCGCGTACTTCGCGTCCGTCCAGGCCACCGGCCTCGCGGTCGCCACCGTCGTGACTCTCGGCGCCGGGCCCGTCCTCATCGCGCTCGGCGCCCGGCTGACCCTGGGCGAACGGCTGGGGGCGGGCGGAACCGTCGCCGTCGCCGGGGCGCTCGCCGGGCTCACGGTGCTGGTGCTGGGCAGCGACGGCGCTCAGGTGCGGCCGTCGGGTGTCGTATGGGCCCTGGTGTCGGCGGCCGGGTACGCGGCGATGACCCTCCTCACCCGGTGGTGGGGGCGGGACGGCGGTACGGACGCGTTCGCCACGTCCGTCAGGGTCTTCGGCGTCACGACGCTCTGCCTGCTGCCGCTGGGGCTCGCCGAGGGGCTGCTGCCGCACACCGGCGACGGCCTGCAGTTCGCCGGGCTTCTGGTGTACATCGCCGCCGTGCCGACCGCGCTGGCGTACGGGTTGTACTTCGCCGGAGCGGCCGTCGTCCGGTCGGCGACCGTTTCCGTGGTCATGCTCCTGGAGCCGGTGAGCGCGGCGGTTCTCGCCGTCACTCTGCTCGGTGAACGGCTGACGGCGGCGACGGTCGTGGGCACCCTGATGATGCTGGGCGCGGTGGCCGGGCTCGCGGTGGCGGAGACGCGGGGCGCGAGTGGGTCGAGGTGCTCGTCGATTTGCTCGTCGACGTGA
- a CDS encoding EamA family transporter codes for MPVRTSGSGEVGRGKGVGLGLALVSAVAFGGSGVAAKPLIEAGLDPLHVVWLRVTGAALVMLPLAVRHRALVRRRPALLAGFGLLAVAGVQACYFAAISRIPVGVALLVEYLAPALVLGWVRFVQRRPVTRAAALGVVLAVGGLASVVEIWSGLGFDAVGLLLAVAAACCQVGYFVLSDQGSDAGDEAPDPLGVIAYGLLVGALVLTVVARPWRMDWSVLAGTAHMNGTPVAAELLLGWIVLVATVVAYVTGVLAVRRLSPQVAGVVACLEAVIATVLAWVLLGEHLSAPQIAGGAVVLMGAFIAQSSAPAKGSAEPVARGSEKDVAAGRTAA; via the coding sequence GTGCCGGTGCGTACGTCAGGGAGTGGTGAGGTCGGTCGGGGCAAGGGCGTGGGGCTCGGGCTCGCGCTGGTGTCGGCGGTCGCTTTCGGCGGGTCCGGGGTCGCGGCCAAGCCGTTGATCGAGGCGGGCCTCGATCCGTTGCACGTCGTGTGGCTGCGGGTGACGGGTGCGGCCCTGGTGATGCTGCCCCTGGCCGTGCGGCACCGTGCGCTGGTGCGCCGGCGGCCCGCGCTGCTCGCCGGGTTCGGACTGCTCGCCGTGGCCGGGGTCCAGGCCTGTTACTTCGCCGCGATCTCCCGGATCCCGGTCGGGGTCGCCCTGCTCGTCGAGTACCTCGCACCCGCCCTGGTGCTGGGTTGGGTGCGGTTCGTGCAGCGGCGGCCCGTGACCCGTGCCGCCGCGCTCGGTGTCGTCCTCGCGGTCGGCGGCCTCGCCAGTGTCGTCGAGATCTGGTCCGGGCTCGGCTTCGACGCCGTGGGGCTGTTGCTCGCGGTCGCCGCCGCCTGCTGCCAGGTCGGCTACTTCGTCCTGTCCGATCAGGGCAGCGACGCGGGCGACGAGGCGCCGGACCCGCTCGGTGTCATCGCGTACGGCCTGCTGGTCGGCGCCCTTGTGCTGACCGTCGTGGCGCGACCGTGGCGCATGGACTGGTCGGTGCTCGCGGGCACCGCGCACATGAACGGCACACCCGTCGCGGCCGAGCTGCTGCTGGGCTGGATCGTGCTGGTCGCGACGGTCGTCGCCTACGTCACCGGCGTCCTCGCCGTGCGGCGGCTCTCGCCGCAGGTCGCCGGGGTGGTGGCGTGTCTGGAGGCGGTCATCGCGACCGTACTGGCCTGGGTGCTGCTGGGCGAACATCTTTCGGCTCCCCAGATCGCGGGGGGTGCGGTGGTGCTTATGGGGGCGTTCATCGCACAGTCGTCGGCGCCTGCCAAGGGGTCGGCGGAGCCGGTCGCCCGAGGATCCGAAAAGGATGTGGCGGCCGGTCGTACCGCCGCATAG
- a CDS encoding Clp protease N-terminal domain-containing protein produces MQSRIPRQSTTEHGANRLDNDARLTSELAAVVSGARRRALRDGDRQIDTAHLLHTLLESDPEVRAVFEGGDPQVARLLGYLVQRSIGYGLRWQGSVEDSGALPVLPGAARTTGWSPVAASALEEACERAARRGDAPARGVDLLAAIIGDPQSRAVEVLRRGGVDARELPERLRQAELKAAGCEEYAEGLDGYR; encoded by the coding sequence GTGCAATCCCGTATTCCCCGGCAGTCGACCACCGAGCACGGCGCGAACCGCTTGGACAACGATGCCAGGCTCACTTCCGAGCTGGCAGCGGTGGTCTCCGGCGCGCGCAGACGGGCGCTGCGGGACGGAGACCGGCAGATCGACACGGCCCATCTGCTGCACACGCTCCTCGAGTCCGATCCCGAGGTGCGCGCGGTGTTCGAGGGCGGCGACCCGCAGGTCGCACGGCTGCTCGGCTATCTCGTGCAGCGCAGCATCGGCTACGGGTTGCGCTGGCAGGGCTCGGTCGAGGATTCCGGGGCGCTGCCCGTGCTGCCGGGGGCGGCGAGAACGACTGGCTGGTCGCCGGTCGCGGCGAGCGCGTTGGAGGAGGCGTGCGAACGGGCCGCGCGACGCGGTGACGCACCGGCCCGCGGCGTCGATCTGCTCGCGGCGATCATCGGAGATCCCCAGTCCAGGGCCGTCGAGGTGCTGCGACGGGGCGGAGTCGACGCACGGGAGCTGCCGGAACGGCTGAGGCAGGCCGAGCTGAAGGCGGCCGGGTGCGAGGAGTACGCCGAGGGGCTCGACGGTTACCGCTGA
- a CDS encoding type II toxin-antitoxin system Rv0910 family toxin has product MAEISAEAQIQAPAEKIWAQLTDWSAYGAWNATHTSFPKGGPSALEVGGTFEENMKLMGFPAEVEWTIAELEPARTLAIRGKGPMAVTVATRYTLTPDGDATTVRIDGEFTGAAVSLMAGKLKDSGTAALNESLRKLSGLVS; this is encoded by the coding sequence ATGGCCGAAATAAGCGCGGAGGCACAGATCCAGGCACCGGCGGAGAAGATCTGGGCGCAGCTGACGGACTGGTCGGCGTACGGAGCGTGGAACGCGACCCACACGAGCTTCCCGAAGGGCGGCCCCTCCGCCCTGGAGGTCGGCGGCACCTTCGAGGAGAACATGAAGCTGATGGGCTTCCCGGCCGAGGTCGAATGGACCATCGCGGAGTTGGAGCCCGCCCGCACGCTGGCCATCCGGGGCAAGGGCCCGATGGCCGTGACCGTCGCCACGCGTTACACCCTCACCCCCGACGGCGACGCCACGACGGTCCGTATCGACGGCGAGTTCACCGGCGCGGCCGTCTCCCTGATGGCCGGAAAGCTGAAGGACTCGGGGACGGCCGCCCTCAACGAGTCCCTGCGCAAGCTGTCCGGCCTGGTGAGCTGA
- a CDS encoding PadR family transcriptional regulator: MRSHGEEFGPGFGPGHAHGHGGPRAFGRGGFEGRRAAFGPFGPGFGGPGGPGGPGFGPGPWGGRGGRGGPRGRARRGDVRASILALLKDRPMHGYEMIQEIAERSGGAWKPSPGSVYPTLQLLEDEGLIVSESDGGKKLFALTESGRTAADEGPEAPWEEAGRGVDWEALNDIRQAGVGLMEAFGQVWKTGSKEQREKALTVINEARKKLYLILADED; encoded by the coding sequence ATGCGTTCCCATGGAGAGGAATTCGGTCCGGGCTTCGGTCCCGGGCACGCACACGGTCATGGCGGCCCCCGAGCCTTCGGGCGGGGCGGCTTCGAGGGGCGGCGAGCCGCCTTCGGGCCCTTCGGTCCCGGTTTCGGCGGTCCCGGCGGTCCTGGTGGACCCGGCTTCGGCCCGGGGCCCTGGGGCGGGCGCGGCGGCCGGGGCGGACCGCGGGGCAGGGCGCGGCGCGGTGACGTCCGCGCGTCGATCCTGGCTCTGCTGAAGGACCGGCCCATGCACGGCTACGAGATGATCCAGGAGATCGCCGAGCGCAGCGGAGGGGCGTGGAAGCCCAGCCCCGGCTCGGTCTACCCCACCCTTCAGTTGCTGGAGGACGAGGGCCTGATCGTCAGCGAGAGCGACGGCGGCAAGAAGCTGTTCGCGCTCACCGAGTCCGGCCGCACGGCCGCCGACGAGGGCCCCGAAGCGCCCTGGGAAGAGGCCGGGCGCGGCGTCGACTGGGAGGCGCTGAACGACATCCGCCAGGCCGGCGTCGGTCTGATGGAGGCCTTCGGCCAGGTCTGGAAGACGGGCAGCAAGGAGCAGCGCGAGAAGGCGCTCACGGTGATAAACGAAGCGCGCAAGAAGCTGTACCTGATCCTCGCCGACGAGGACTGA
- a CDS encoding response regulator transcription factor: MASVLVVHRQSLQRLGLRMLLAAQPDLTVVGEATSGAEAVRMSAALGPDVVLMDSLVIDTDGVDVIRRVSRPPTPLPAAAPSRAAEHGPRVLVLTPTGHERHAYAALRAGAGGFLPQDATPEELTAAVRIVAAGDAVTTPSLTRALIDTVRHERAFGSRERVTELDALTSRERDVLTAVAAGWSNTEIATRLSISPTTVKSHVSRILAKIGARARVQAVVFAYESGLVRPAAA; the protein is encoded by the coding sequence ATGGCCTCCGTGCTCGTCGTACATCGCCAGTCCCTGCAGCGTCTCGGACTGCGTATGCTCCTGGCGGCCCAGCCCGACCTGACCGTCGTCGGCGAGGCGACAAGCGGCGCCGAGGCCGTTCGCATGAGCGCCGCGCTCGGACCCGACGTCGTTCTGATGGACAGCCTGGTGATCGACACGGACGGCGTCGATGTCATCCGTCGTGTCAGCCGGCCCCCCACGCCGCTGCCGGCCGCCGCGCCCTCGAGAGCGGCAGAACACGGCCCGCGCGTGCTGGTCCTGACGCCCACCGGCCACGAGCGGCACGCCTACGCGGCCCTGCGCGCCGGAGCCGGCGGGTTCCTCCCCCAGGACGCCACCCCCGAGGAACTGACCGCGGCCGTCCGTATCGTGGCCGCCGGAGACGCCGTCACCACCCCCAGCCTCACCCGTGCGCTCATCGACACCGTCCGGCACGAGCGCGCCTTCGGCTCGCGGGAACGGGTGACCGAGCTCGACGCGCTCACCAGTCGCGAACGCGACGTCCTCACCGCGGTCGCCGCCGGCTGGTCCAACACCGAGATCGCCACCCGGCTGTCCATCTCACCGACCACGGTCAAGTCCCACGTCAGCCGTATCCTCGCCAAGATCGGCGCACGCGCGCGCGTGCAGGCGGTGGTCTTCGCCTACGAGTCCGGCCTCGTCCGACCGGCGGCGGCCTGA
- a CDS encoding PhzF family phenazine biosynthesis protein has protein sequence MRIRIVDAFTDRPFAGNPAGVMLLDAFPDDTRLQRIALEVNHAETAFAHPLPDGGEADWALRWFTPAAEVAMCGHATLATAHVLHTTGVHTGPVRFATLSGVLTATPRADGSITLDFPTAPLTRVEPPAGVAEALGAEPLATFDTGPNIDDLLIEVADEKTVLALAPDLKALAAHSERGVIATARADDPAGDYDFVSRCFFPRIGIDEDPVTGSAHTALAPYWAERLGRTDLTGLQASARSGLVRTELRGDRTLLTGRAVTTIDGELLA, from the coding sequence ATGCGCATTCGAATCGTCGACGCCTTCACCGACCGACCCTTCGCCGGCAACCCGGCCGGCGTCATGCTTCTCGACGCCTTCCCGGACGACACCCGCCTCCAGCGGATCGCCCTGGAGGTCAACCACGCCGAGACGGCGTTCGCGCACCCGCTGCCCGACGGCGGCGAGGCCGACTGGGCGCTGCGCTGGTTCACCCCGGCCGCCGAGGTCGCGATGTGCGGCCACGCCACGCTCGCCACGGCCCACGTCCTGCACACCACAGGCGTCCACACGGGACCCGTACGATTCGCCACCCTCAGCGGCGTCCTCACCGCGACACCCCGAGCGGACGGCTCCATCACCCTCGACTTCCCGACCGCCCCACTCACCCGCGTCGAACCCCCGGCCGGGGTCGCCGAGGCCCTGGGCGCCGAACCGCTCGCGACCTTCGACACCGGCCCGAACATCGATGACCTGCTGATCGAGGTCGCCGACGAGAAGACGGTCCTTGCTCTCGCCCCCGACCTCAAGGCCCTCGCCGCCCACTCGGAACGCGGGGTCATCGCCACCGCCCGCGCCGACGACCCCGCCGGGGACTACGACTTCGTCTCGCGTTGCTTCTTCCCACGGATCGGCATCGACGAGGACCCGGTCACCGGCAGCGCCCACACCGCCCTCGCCCCCTACTGGGCCGAGCGTCTCGGCCGCACCGACCTCACCGGCCTCCAGGCTTCCGCCCGCAGCGGCCTGGTGCGTACGGAACTCCGCGGCGACCGCACCCTGCTGACCGGCCGAGCGGTCACCACCATCGACGGCGAGCTACTCGCCTGA